A window of Maioricimonas rarisocia genomic DNA:
AGTCCGCCGCCTGGCCAGACGAACCGGGCAGACCTGTTGCCGCCGGGTCGAGGAGTGTCTGCCGGGTGCCACGGCTCTGTGAGACATGCGAACTCGGGGTACAGCATCCACCCCGGAAAGCCAGGTGGGGCAGACATTCCTGTCTGCCTTTTTGTTGTGATAACAGTCGCCGGGAAGTTTCGCTGTGGAACGATCGTGGCTTCTGAGGCCGCACACGACATCCTGTGGCTTCGCCATCCAGGCACGTCCTGTGTCCGGGCCAGCCGCAGATAAACGTGCAGAGGTAGGCTGGGACTGGTCCCGGCACGATGGCTCAAGGCCGGGTTGATGGGGAACCACGGAGTTGTCATGACAGTGCGTCGCCCCGGAGGATGAAAATCATCGCGGGGTGCCATGGCCTCGCCGCGCATCGGAGTGGCCATGCGGCATGCCTGCCCTTTGAGGCAAGCATGAACGTCGAACGACGTTCGCACTGCTGGACAAAGCCAGCAGTGGCACCCATGGAGCCCCCGGAACGTTTTCCAAGGTCGCGGCCGCCTATTTCATAGGAGGCACGGAGACACGGAGGAATTCCCAGAGGGGCCGTGGGCTGAGTGCCATGGCTCTGTGAGCCGTGCGAACGATGTTCGACACGCATTCTGCGTTCCGTGCCAGAGCACGCCAGCCGCCATCAGTCTTGAGCCGGCATTTGCCGGCCGGTAGCCTGAAAGGCTCGGCGGGTCGTTGACGCCAGTCTCCCGGAACCTCGTCCAGCAAAGGGCCGCAGTCGATGACCCGATCTCTGCTCCTCACCAGTCTGCTGTGTCTGTCCGTCGTGGCGACCGCTGCCGCCGATGATCGCCGCTCCCGCTCCGTCCCCGATGTTTACGCGCTCCCGATCGAGAAGGGGGGCTGCGGCGGATTCTGCACCGAGGGACGCTCGATGTACCTGTTTCAGTACGAGGGGCGTCAGCTGTACGAGGTCTCCAGCTCGGGGCGACTCCTCCCGCGTGAAAACGTCAGCGGCTGGTATGTCGTCGATGCCGCCGTCATCGATGGGGCGCCGATCTACTGCTCGCGCAACCGGGTGTTCCGGAAGTTTGCCGGCAAGATCAAAGTCAATCCGATTCCCGACTCCGAGAAGCTGATTTCGATCGCCTGCGACGAAGAGGAGATCTTCCTGCTCGAGGCGGCACCGAAGTCGACGATCATCGTTCTCGGTCGCAAGGACGGTCGTGTGCGGCGACGGCTGCAGTACGACGGCAGGAATCCCGCGGACCTTGTCGCAGGGGATGGATCGCTGTGGCTGCTCGATCGGGGGGATCGATGCATTCACCGTGTCGACAGACAGACGGGCAGCACGACGCTCAAGTTTCAGGCCGGGCCGGGAGTCGAGAATTTCACGCGCGGACTTCTGTACCGCAACGGCGAACTGTTTGTGCACGAAGGGGACTACGCGCGGCTGCGCCGCGTCGAGTGGAAGAGGGATGGCCACGCGATCGAGTCCTGGTCGGCACCGCTGCGAATGGCGTTCGTGCAGGAGAGCTGGAACGAGCATGACAGCGTGACCACCAACGTAAGGTTCTGGGTACCGGTCCCTCCGACCCGGCACACCCAGACGGTCGGCGACGTCGAGTGGTCCCAGCCGCCCTCGGAGATGCGGGAAGACCGGTTCGGCCAGCAGATCTCTTACTTCGAAGGAATCCGGATTCCACCCGGCGGGCGACACAAGCTGACGTACACGGTCGAAGTCACGCCGCGTGCGGTGCAGTACGATCCGCCGGTCGTCCCGCTCAGTGCGCTCGATGAGATTGACCCGGACATCCGCGGCACCTACCTCGCGTCGAACCGGCTCTATCAGATGGACGATCCCCTGGTTCAGGCGGCCGCCCGCGAAGCCCGCAAGAGTGTCGACGGCAGCGAGCCGGAAGACGTCCGAACACTGATCGAGAACATTGCCGACTACATGGTGGCCCGCATGACGTATGCGCTCGACGATTCGTGGAAAGATGCGGCCACGATTGCGAAGTCGAATACGGGATCCTGTTCCGAATACTCGTTTCTGTTCTCGGCCCTCTGCCGGCTGAACAAGGTCCCCACACGACTCGTGGGAGGAATTCAGTTCGGAGACTACGCAGAGGTCCACGAAACGCGAGGATTTCATCGCTGGACGGAGGTCTGGTTTCCGGAGCTGGGATGGATTCCCGTCGACGTCACGAAGATCGACGGAGCAGAGAACTCGCTCGACTACGAGTTCCTGTTCGGCACGCCCGGCTATTTCGTGGTCGTGTCGCAGGGTGACTTCGACGAGAATCAGCTCGGAATGGCTTACTACATCCTGCGGAACTACCGGGGTGGACGGCGGAAGAGAACCACGCATGTGGAGATCACACCCGTGCCCCAACCGACCCGGAAGGTCGTGCGTCTCCGGAATTAGTCGGGCGGATGCGTCGGGTGAGCCGGGGTGATGGGGAGACACCGAGGGATCTACGAAGTGTGTTCGATAAGAACATAGGCGAGCCCGGAGCGTGAGGGCCGGGATGGAATGTTGTGACCATCACGGCAGGCGCGTGCAGGGGTGGCCTGCGGGGGCCGTAACAGGGTGCCACGGCACTGCGAGCGGTGTGAATTCGGGGTAAGGCATCCACCCCGCAAAGCCAGGTGGGGCAGACATTCCTGTCTGCCTTTTTGTTGTGACAACAGATGCCGGCAAGTTTCTCTGTGAGGCGATCGTGGCCTGCGAGGCCGCACACGACTTCCTGTCGCTGCGCGACCCAGACTTGTCGTGTGTCCGGGCCACCCGCGATGAACGTGCAGAGGTGGCTGGGACTGGTCCCACCACAATGGCTCAAGGCCGGGTTGAGGGGGAACCACGGAGGCACAGAGACACGGAGGGATTCACAGAGAATGCCGAAGGGCAGGGTGCCACGGCTCTGCGAGCCGTGCGCGTCGATCGCGAGAGGGATTTGAATCACTCACTCGTCATGACGGTGCGACGCCCTGGAGGAGAAGATCCACAGCAGGGTGCCATGGCCTCGCCGCGCAGCGGAGTGGCGATGCGGCCGGGTGGCATGCGTGCCCTTCAAGGCAGGCATGTACGTCAAATGACGTTCGCATTTTCAAATCACGAGCCGCGACCGTGAGGGAGCAGAAAGAGCCGTGCCGCGGAGCGGCCATGCTGTTCTCTCAAGCCTCGCGTCTCGAGCCTCTTCCCTTGTTCGCCACGCCCATCACTTCGCTTCGCTTCGTTCTGGGACATGCCACCCTCCGGAAGGTTGTTCGCCTTCGCAAGTAGTCGAGCGGATGCGTCGTGCAGGGCGGGTTAAGGAGGAACCACGGAGGCACGGAGACACGGAGGGATCTACGAAGTGTGTTCGATAAGAACATAGGCGAGCCCGGAGCGTGAGCTCCGGGATGGAATGTTTTGACCATCACGGCAGGCGCGTGCACGGGTGGCCTGCGGGGGCCATAACAGGGTGCCACGGCACTGCGAGCGGTGTGAATTCGGGGTAAGGCATCCACCCCGCAAAGCCAGGTGGGGCAGACATTCCTGTCTGCCTTCCGCTCCCTCACGGTCGCGGCTCGTGCCTTGCCCCCGAGTTCACGCTCCGGGCTCGCCTGCCTGAATCCTGATTCCTAAATCCTGATTCCTCCCCTACCACAACGTATACCCGCCGTCGATCACCAGCGTCGCACCGGTCATGTACCGGGACGCGTCACTCGCCAGGTAGACCGCGAGCGGACCGAGGTCTTCCGGCTGGCCGAAGCAGCCCATCGGCACCTGCTGCTCGAAGGTGTGGATCACTTCCGGGTTCTCTTTCGCCCACCGCTGGTTCGGCTCGGTCATGAAGCCGCCCGGTGCAATCACGTTCGCCGTGATGCCGTGCGGGGCCCAGTCGGCAGCGACCGACCGGGTGAACTGGATCACGGCCGCCTTGGAAGTCTCGTACGACCGGCCGCCGATGTTCCGCGTTGCCACCAGAGCGTTGATCGAGGCGAGGTTGATGATGCGCCCGCCCGCCGCCCGTTCGATCATCGCGGCCCCGATGATCCGCGTGCAGAGAAACGTGCTGGTGAGATTCAGGTCGAGGATCGATTGCCAATCGTCGAGGGACTGCTCGGCGACTGGCGTACTGATGCGTCGGCCCCCCACATTGTTGATAAGGATGTCGAACGGGCCCGCATCATCGAGGGCCTGCCGGCAGAGGGATTCGCATTGCTCCGGATTGCCGATATCGCCGGTGATCGTGATCGCCTCGCGACCAAGATGCCGAATGTCGCCGGCGGTCTGTTCGAGGCTGTTTGCGTCGCGCCCCACGAGGACGACGTCCGCACCGGCTTCGGCAATGGCGAGGGCCATTTCGCGTCCCAGCCCGCGGCTGCCGCCGGTGATGAACAGTCGCTTTCCATCGAGACGAAAGCGGTCGAGGACGGTCATGCTCAGAGCTCCGTGTGGCAGATGCAGGTGGATCGGCTGTTCTGACTGCCAGCATACCGCTCTGCGATTCGGCTCGCACGGCGGAGGAGCCGCTTCAGCTTGCCGGTGGATGAATCCGCATTGCGGCAGAAGTGGTGGAAGTGATCGGGGCCGGCCGGTTAGGATCGATGTGTCGAGAGTGTCCCCGCGCGGTCCTCCAGAACACGACTGACACCATGACGCGTTCGCACATCGCCTTCGTTCTCAGCTTCGTTCTTCCCGGGGCCGGGCTGTGCTATGCCGGCCACTGCGGCTGGGCCCTGCTGAACTTCGCGGTCGCGGTGGTGATCACGGTACTGGCGTGGTACTCGACGCTGACCGGGGCGCATGACTCGGTGCTGTACGTCTGGCTGGCGCTGGCGGCCGGCTCGGCAGGCCTGGCACATGCGCAGACGGAAGATGAGCCGCGGAAGAAGGAGTGAGATGCGACGCGGTCGCATTCGCTCATTGTGATGTGCCGTACTGCACGAGATACCATCGCTCTTTCAGTCGAACAGCCGAGCTGACGGGCGGCAGGAATTGTTCAGGGATGCTGCGGCCGAGGGCCGGTGCCGAGTCGTCGGGGCGAAACTCCACGCCAGCATTGGCGGCGGCTGCGAGCTCGAAGTGGATAACGCCCTGCTTGTCTCGCCTGGCCGTCAGTCCGATTCCTTCGTGAAACGGGTACCGGACGCGGTCGCTCAGCTGGAGCATCAGAAAGTCCGGGTGTCGTTCCGCATCGACGTAGTAGTCCAGCCCCGGAGCGATCGTGCCCGGTTCGGAAGGCCACTGTGGAGAGAGCGCCGCTGCGACCTTTTCGAAACGTGGAAGAACCTCTGTCACCTGACGCCGAATCCGCCACTCGTCGATGGCTGGCTGCGCAATGACCCACGCAACCCAGCCGACCACGAGCAGTCCGCATGTGAGCCCGCGGCGGGCGGAGGGCTTCTGCAGACAGAAAATGACCGCAGCGAATGCGGCGACGAGACCGGAGGCAATCAGAACGCCCAGCAGGGCGACCCGTTTCCCGAGCCGGTTCCATTGCAGTTCCGTGATTGCGGCCGTTATGCCGAGGGAATCAGCGACTCCCGGTGCGGCGAGGTCGAGACGTTCCAGTCCCGTGCATACGCACGCCTTCCATCGCGCCATGGCAAAGCTGGCGTCCGTCGCGGACCAGATAAGAAGTGCCAGCAGACAGACCAGCGACAGTGTTGAAGCGAGGAGCATCCCCGGGGCGGGAAGTCGCCAGCGCGGTGTCGATGAACGGAAGCGCAACATCGAGGCCTGTTCCGACGGAGTGACTGAACCTCCGGGCAGCACTCATGGCTGCCCCGACTCATTGAACGGCGATGACAGACTTCGGGATCAGCGAATTCCCGAGAACTCGGGCCCTGGGCGACCGCGAGGTTCACGTGTGCGCCGGGGTGGGGGGAGGGCAGGGGGCTACGGCTCTGCGAGTCGTGCGATTCGATCGCGAGAGGGACGTGAAACTTCGAGGAGTGTCGACGGACAGTCGCCCCGGAGGATGAAAACTCTGGCGAGCCCGGAGCGTGAGGGCCGGGACGGGATGGTTCAACCCTCACGGCAGGCATGTGCATCGGTGTGTCGCACACGACTCCCTGTGGCTTCGCCACCCAGACACGTCGTCTGCCTGGGCCACCCGGGTAGCGGGCAGACAAGAATGTCTGTCCCACCTTGCGGGGGTGGCTGGTGGTCGTCGCGCAGCGACGCCCCCAGCCGATGAGAGGTGAGTCCTGAGGGAGTGACAGCCGGCGCGGTCTCCGCTCCCTCACGGTCGCGGCTCGTTTTCCCGCGATACTCGTCGTTCAACGCTTTCGACCCACCGGACGCAGCCGGCGGGCTAATCCCCGAGCTCACGCTCGGGGCTCGCCTGTTTCCTGTCTCCTGCCCATTACCCACGACTATTCACCTCCTGCCAGCGCTTCCGGCTGCACGAGATTCAGGTAGTGGCCGTGGTCGGCGGTGACGATCATCAGCGATTCCGACCAGTCGCTGTTCTCCTCGACCCAGTCGGTGATCACCTTCACGGCATCATCGCCACTGCGGACGGCACCGATCGAGTTGTCGAGGTTGTTGTCGTGGTTGGCCCAGTCGACGTCCCCCGATTCGACCAGCAGCCAGAATGGCTTGTCGTGGGCGCCGAGGTACTCGAGTGCTGCGGTCGTCATTTCGGCCAGCGTCGGGTTCTGCAGCAGTTCCTCGGCAGAGTACGACTCGGCCTTGCCGCTACGTCCCGGAGCCGGCTGGTAGTCGCCGTCAGCGGTCTGGAACGGAAGGTGTCCGTATCGACCGATGCCGAAGAATCCGAACAGTCGCTCGCCGTTCGCTGCAGCCTGTCCGGCGGCTTCACGCAGGGCGGTTCCGCCGTCGACGCCCGGTGTTGGGAGGACGGTCCGGTACTTGCCGCCGTTGGCGATGTCGATCGCTTCGAGGTCCTCGCCGGCCAGGTAGCGGTTGCCGGGGACGTAGTTTTCCCCCTGGTTGCGATCGTTGTCGCGCGTCGCGCCGAAGCCGGCACCAATCAGCACGTCGAGGCCGGGCAGGGGATGATCGGGATGCGAGATGGAGGGGAGCCCGAGCAGGTCCCGTGTGATGTCCTGGTAGTCGTTGCGAGTGACGTTGTGGCCGTAGGCCGATGCGGGGGTGGCGTGGCTGATCGGGACGCTGCTGATGGCACCGACGAGCCAGCCATCCTGCTGGACCTCGTGGGCGATGGTGGAGACGCGTTCGCCCGTCGGTCCGACATTGATCGAGCCGTTGTAGGTCTTCACGCCGGCGCAGATCGCCGTCGCCGTCGCGGCAGAATCGGGGTAGGGATGTGGACCGGCCTCTTTCTCGCCCACCAGTCCCATCGGGTACCAGGAGTCGTTGCCGGCAGTCCAGGGATTCGGCCCCGCCTTCGCGACGTCGTAGCCGCCCGGCTGAACACCACCGGGGTTGCGAACGGTCTGGGTGTCGACGTCGACGGACGTGCCCTGATTGTGCGGGGCGGCCACCATGAAGCCGTATTGCGAGCTGCCGTCGGCCATGTAGTCGAGAAAGTGCAGTCCCGTGCCGCGACCAGAGGTATAGGGGACGCGTCCGGTGCTGGCGATGGCGGCGGCCTGAGTCGTCTGCCAGTCCATGCCATCAAAAACGACGACGAAGATGTGCTTCTTGCCGGCTTCGATCGCGGCCCGCTGGATGTCGGCCAGATTCGCCTGATCGCAGTAGACCGCCTCGGGATTGAGCGTGTCGGCCGGAACCTTGCCGTACAGCCGGCGGAGCGCCTGCTCGCTGCGGTACGGGCTGTTCTCGCCGGTCCAGTGTCGCAGGTCGACACCATCGCCGGCGTCCTTCGTGCCGAAGGTGTAGATCGGGATCAGCCGGTTGGTGTGCGTCCCCCAGGCGGTGTAGCGGTCCGGGGCGTTGCCCCAGTGGGCGGCATCGCTGCGGCCTTCTTCGATGGCACGCTGCTGCAGGTCATGCACGACGTCGCCCGCATCTGCGGCAGAGACTACTGAGGCGAAGGCGAGCAGCAGGCAGGTCAACAAACGGGGCGTCTCTGGGCGCATCCGAGGAGCTCTCCGGAAATCACACGTGGCAGGAAGCATCGGGGCAGGGGACCTCAGCACGGAGGGTGTGCCGGGACGGCCCGACGCGGGGGCTCCAGCGCGTCGCCGGAGCGGGTGGTTACAGACCACGATCTTCGCCGCCGGCGGCAGGGATCGCAAGCGAACGCACCATGACGTGAAGAAGCTGTGAACGCGCGCGGATCAGTTGTCTGCGGAGTTGAGCTCTGCCGTCAGTTCACGCAGCCCGTCGAGATTCTCGCGGAGGCTTTGCTCTGCGTCCATTTCGTTACGGTGATCGAGCAGACCGATCGGGCCGTCGTAGCCGCTCTCCCTGATGACCTCGAGCAGCTTTTTCTCGTGCTGCCCCCGTCCGAGCGAGACGATCTTCGGTCGAGCGTTGTCGTTCATGCCGTTCAGATTCAGGCAGAGCAGGTACGGCTGCATGGCGGCGAGCGACGTGGCGAAATCGTCGATGTGGCCGTGACCATGGTGCAGGTTGTAGACGATGCCGACGTGATCGGCGTCCGCGTTCTCGCGGAGCCACCTGCAGACGGCAACGAGATTGGCCGGTTCGCCGCCCCAGCCGCCGTGATTGTACAGCCCCAGTTTGCAGCCGGCCTGCCGGGTTCGCTCGACCAGGGGCAGCATCTGACGGCCGGCGGCAGCGACGCGGGCTTCCTGCGAGTCGGCCTTCGGACTGGGGGCCGTCTTCCAGATCTGCGGCGCGATGCCGTGCTTTTCGAACAGGCGGAACGCCTCCTCGTGCACGCTCCAGAAGGCGAAGAACTCGATGCCGTGCTGCTTCAGTTCGAGAATCTCTTCCTCGAACGTGGGGACGTGTTCGGCACGCCAGTCGTACGCGAGTTTGTGAAAGCCGAGGCGCTCGAGCATCTCGGCACGCTCGCGGGGCCCCCGTTTGTTCGCATCGAACGGGACCACGCACCAGGCAACCAGCCGGTCCGGATCGTCGAGCCGCTTCGCGGCTGTGGCGTCTTCCTGGCCCTGAACGCTTCCTGCCACGGCGACTGCGAACAGCAGCCCCGCGAACACAAGACTCATGCGACGAACGGAAGGACTGAGTAGCCGCATGAGAATTCTCCCGGCAGGTGGTCTGGTAAGCTGCGGACGGAACAGGACGAGGGTGGAATCAGCTGGCGGCTTCGGCTTTGGCGGGCTCGGACGGCTGCAGCAGGGCGGCGGTGAACCCGACCATGTCCCCCCGATCCTGCGTCACCTTCTGCAGGACGTCGAGGCGATTCGCCTTGCGGCACAGCTCGGCGAAGGAGAACGCCATGTCGTCGCTGAGATTGCTGAGGTACTCGGCGGCGACATCGACCGCTTCGTCCAGGCGGTCGGTCCGCATCAGCAGATCGACCAGCACGTACGCGAGCAGCGGTTTGTCCTGTTCGTCCGGCTCGGCGTCGAGCTGATCCCGGAAGTACTGTAGTGCCTGATCCTGATTCTGTCCCAGCACCGCTTTGAAGAACTGCTCGTGAGCCGGGTAGAAGTCGACGAACGGCGGCTCGCCACCGTACTGAAGTTGCGGATCGAGCTTCGCCCCGTACTCGCACAGCTGCAGCGTCAGATCCAGTTCGTCGGCAGGCGGCTCGATGGCCCGGGCGAACCGGACGACCGCGTTGAGGTGCGAGGTGTCGATGTGGTAGTTGCCTCCTTCGAACAGCCAGTCCCGGCCGGTGATCAGCTCGCGGAGTGTGGCGTCCGGCGGGAGCATCGGCATCCGCTGTTCGACGTGGCGGCGGACCGAGTCCTGCAGATCCTGGTACAGACTGCGGACCATCACCTTCGCGCAGTCCTGCCGCTGCTCGGACGTCATGTTCTGCAGCGCCTGCTCCAGCGAGGTGATCGTGCTGCATGTGCCGTGGCAACGCAGCATCATCTGCACTCCCTTGACCGGATTGACTCCCTGGAAGACGGCGATATTGAGCAGCTCTTCGGTCTTCTCGTCCGGCTCGACGTTGACCGGCAGTCGGTCGATTGCCTCGGCAACCTGCTGCGGTTCGCGGATGACCTGCAGGTACATCCAGGCGGAGGGGATGTCGTCCTGTTCGAGGAACAGGGCCCCGACTTCGCGGGCCGCTTCGACGTAAGTCTCTTCGACTGCCTTTCGCTGATCGTCCGGTACGTCCTGCAGCGAGGCGGGACGGTCGACCGGCAGGCCGAGTTCGAATTTTCTGCGCAGCAGCCGGGCGTCAAACAGCTTGTGGTACTGCTTCTGTTCGCGCAGTTCGTCGATGAGGCGGTCGATGGCGGCGAGCGGGCCGTCGGAGGCATGCAGGGCAGCCAGTTCTTCGAACGTCGAACTCATGGTGACTCATTTCGTGTCTGAAGACGCGTTGTGCTGTCGAGGCGGGGCCGCGGCGGCTCTCACTTTGAGGATACGCTGTCGCGTGGGCTGCGTCATGGCAGGAGGCCCGTCACGGCTGCCAGCGGTCGAATTCGCGAGAATTCCGAAATCGGGGTCGTTTTCGCGTGAGATCCCTGCCGGGATGTCGCCCTGTTGCCGGGCAGGGGACCGCCAGTTCGCGGGAAACTCATCGTATCAGGCACCATTGCTGCGTCCAACTCTGCCGGCCGGTGTGCCACGGGCTCGGCCCGTGCAGGCGAACCTGCGGATCGCAGCGGACACGACAACCGGGAGAACACAACAATGTCCGGACAGACCCGTGGAACTGCTGCCTCGCTGATGATGATCGCGCTCGGGACCGGCTGGCTGCTGACAGTGCAGGGATTCCTGCCGGGGGTCGACTGGGTGTACACGATCGGTCTGGGAATGATGGGCGTGCTGGTTCTGGCGTTTGGAGGGATTAACCGGGTGACGGTCGCGGTGGGCCCGATGTTCATGGTCGGCTCGTTCTTCTCGCTGCTGCGGCAGACGGGGCGGCTGGAAATGAATGTCGAAATGCCCTGTCTGGTGATCGCCGCCGGTGTCCTGATGCTGCTGGCGAACGTCCTTCCGCTCCGCTCGCCGGCCTGGCTGGTGGCGCAGGAGGAGGCAGCAATCAGGAGGTAGGAATCAGGAGGTAGGAATCAGGAGGTAGGAATCAGGAGGTAGGAATCAGGAGGTAGGAATCAGGAGGTAGGAATCA
This region includes:
- a CDS encoding transglutaminase-like domain-containing protein — translated: MTRSLLLTSLLCLSVVATAAADDRRSRSVPDVYALPIEKGGCGGFCTEGRSMYLFQYEGRQLYEVSSSGRLLPRENVSGWYVVDAAVIDGAPIYCSRNRVFRKFAGKIKVNPIPDSEKLISIACDEEEIFLLEAAPKSTIIVLGRKDGRVRRRLQYDGRNPADLVAGDGSLWLLDRGDRCIHRVDRQTGSTTLKFQAGPGVENFTRGLLYRNGELFVHEGDYARLRRVEWKRDGHAIESWSAPLRMAFVQESWNEHDSVTTNVRFWVPVPPTRHTQTVGDVEWSQPPSEMREDRFGQQISYFEGIRIPPGGRHKLTYTVEVTPRAVQYDPPVVPLSALDEIDPDIRGTYLASNRLYQMDDPLVQAAAREARKSVDGSEPEDVRTLIENIADYMVARMTYALDDSWKDAATIAKSNTGSCSEYSFLFSALCRLNKVPTRLVGGIQFGDYAEVHETRGFHRWTEVWFPELGWIPVDVTKIDGAENSLDYEFLFGTPGYFVVVSQGDFDENQLGMAYYILRNYRGGRRKRTTHVEITPVPQPTRKVVRLRN
- a CDS encoding SDR family NAD(P)-dependent oxidoreductase — translated: MTVLDRFRLDGKRLFITGGSRGLGREMALAIAEAGADVVLVGRDANSLEQTAGDIRHLGREAITITGDIGNPEQCESLCRQALDDAGPFDILINNVGGRRISTPVAEQSLDDWQSILDLNLTSTFLCTRIIGAAMIERAAGGRIINLASINALVATRNIGGRSYETSKAAVIQFTRSVAADWAPHGITANVIAPGGFMTEPNQRWAKENPEVIHTFEQQVPMGCFGQPEDLGPLAVYLASDASRYMTGATLVIDGGYTLW
- a CDS encoding alkaline phosphatase; this encodes MRPETPRLLTCLLLAFASVVSAADAGDVVHDLQQRAIEEGRSDAAHWGNAPDRYTAWGTHTNRLIPIYTFGTKDAGDGVDLRHWTGENSPYRSEQALRRLYGKVPADTLNPEAVYCDQANLADIQRAAIEAGKKHIFVVVFDGMDWQTTQAAAIASTGRVPYTSGRGTGLHFLDYMADGSSQYGFMVAAPHNQGTSVDVDTQTVRNPGGVQPGGYDVAKAGPNPWTAGNDSWYPMGLVGEKEAGPHPYPDSAATATAICAGVKTYNGSINVGPTGERVSTIAHEVQQDGWLVGAISSVPISHATPASAYGHNVTRNDYQDITRDLLGLPSISHPDHPLPGLDVLIGAGFGATRDNDRNQGENYVPGNRYLAGEDLEAIDIANGGKYRTVLPTPGVDGGTALREAAGQAAANGERLFGFFGIGRYGHLPFQTADGDYQPAPGRSGKAESYSAEELLQNPTLAEMTTAALEYLGAHDKPFWLLVESGDVDWANHDNNLDNSIGAVRSGDDAVKVITDWVEENSDWSESLMIVTADHGHYLNLVQPEALAGGE
- a CDS encoding sugar phosphate isomerase/epimerase family protein, which translates into the protein MRLLSPSVRRMSLVFAGLLFAVAVAGSVQGQEDATAAKRLDDPDRLVAWCVVPFDANKRGPRERAEMLERLGFHKLAYDWRAEHVPTFEEEILELKQHGIEFFAFWSVHEEAFRLFEKHGIAPQIWKTAPSPKADSQEARVAAAGRQMLPLVERTRQAGCKLGLYNHGGWGGEPANLVAVCRWLRENADADHVGIVYNLHHGHGHIDDFATSLAAMQPYLLCLNLNGMNDNARPKIVSLGRGQHEKKLLEVIRESGYDGPIGLLDHRNEMDAEQSLRENLDGLRELTAELNSADN